In one window of Mytilus galloprovincialis chromosome 6, xbMytGall1.hap1.1, whole genome shotgun sequence DNA:
- the LOC143078671 gene encoding uncharacterized protein LOC143078671 yields MDHRTQAEELYKFTKCNSSENSNQLTTVKEYLRHFVCKCQPSQKFKVKEIPSIIMKSAKQESFISSKASESFEKLEYYFSLVSSNPWKAEFHTIKKYSGFFQTKIASHLTGVEELFRIAGYSENPIKNEFKLSKNINKDLLLALAFECFIASVECIIIHELQIRTKFSINAADIANLRATHCGDVEEMYSVLRKSFNLKKEDCIITSPDQTIKNIDYVDQLSPRQPPMRTQHGQALSVVESDIRPEIQNSEFKEGTLEDHMMASLQLIEEEKEEMSQTPKQPSVRPSDEWSFVNEGLLKKYGEKYFNGQRGNILQTPSSKESRPYRDSGIESGVPSELPYADVDTIRTRSTRVIKEKNPHSAVHAQISWPTHPEQSPLHRPQYSWPQHEPAAQPVHKPQFSSPFPQGQQQTTKAELLRARNKSVSSAFPPDQWSPKENIKPEIVEQLTADDIVGVIRPSRSITKTDFVVDTPQNPTAAPVYSRISKPVVNDKLSSPGHCQPFTFSSHSAPIARREPEERIPSCSLGDEETWICDHCTMKNNRFVNTCYMCSKSRDIVKSPDVRWGKQCPRCTLLNKADSYACAACDNKLPEACDNPV; encoded by the exons ATGGATCATCGAACTCAAGCTGAAGAACTGTATAAATTCACCAAGTGTAACAGTTCGGAAAACAGTAATCAATTAACTACGGTCAAAGAATATTTACGACATTTTGTCTGTAAATGTCAACCTTCACAGAAGTTCAAGGTCAAAGAGATACCAAGTATCATTATGAAGAGTGCGAAACAAGAAAGTTTTATATCATCTAAAGCCAGTGAATCATTTGAGAAGTTAGAGTATTATTTCAGTCTTGTGTCCAGTAACCCATGGAAAGCAGAATTCCACACAATTAAG AAATACAGTGGATTTTTTCAGACAAAGATAGCGTCTCACCTTACAGGTGTAGAAGAATTGTTTCGAATCGCAGGATATAGTGAAAATCCTATAAAAAATGAGTTTAAATTAAGTAAGAATATTAACAAAGATTTGCTTTTAGCATTGGCATTTGAGTGTTTTATTGCTTCTGTAGAATGCATTATTATTCATGAACTGCAGATAAGAACTAAGTTCTCCATAAATGCAGCTGACATAGCAAATTTACGTGCAACACACTGTGGTGATGTTGAAGAAATGTATTCTGTTTTGAGGAAATCGTTCAACTTAAAAAAGGAGGATTGCATTATTACATCACCagatcaaacaataaaaaatattgattacgTTGATCAATTGTCTCCAAGGCAACCACCAATGAGAACACAACATGGTCAAGCACTTTCTGTTGTAGAGAGTGATATTAGACCAGAAATACAAAATAGTGAATTCAAAGAAGGCACATTGGAAGATCATATGATGGCAAGCTTGCAATTaattgaagaagaaaaagaagaaatgtcCCAGACACCTAAACAACCATCTGTTCGACCATCTGACGAATGGTCATTTGTAAATGAaggtttattaaaaaaatatggagAAAAGTATTTCAATGGACAAAGAGGAAACATTCTTCAAACTCCTTCAAGTAAAGAGAGTCGCCCCTATCGTGACTCTGGAATAGAATCTGGAGTTCCATCAGAATTACCATATGCCGATGTGGATACCATAAGAACTCGAAGTACTCGTGTTATTAAGGAAAAAAATCCACATAGTGCTGTACATGCTCAGATTTCATGGCCAACTCACCCAGAACAATCACCCCTTCATCGACCACAGTATTCATGGCCACAGCACGAGCCTGCGGCACAACCGGTTCATAAACCACAATTTTCTTCTCCCTTTCCACAAGGACAACAGCAAACAACGAAAGCAGAACTTCTAAGGGCAAGAAATAAATCCGTTAGTTCAGCTTTTCCACCTGATCAGTGGTCgccaaaagaaaatattaaacctGAAATCGTAGAACAGTTAACAGCTGATGACATTGTTGGAGTTATTCGACCCTCAAGGTCAATAACAAAGACAGACTTTGTTGTTGATACCCCACAAAACCCTACTGCTGCACCTGTTTATTCACGCATATCCAAACCCGTTGTGAATGATAAGCTCTCATCCCCTGGGCATTGTCAACCATTTACTTTCAGTAGCCATTCTGCTCCTATTGCACGTAGGGAGCCAGAAGAAAGAATACCGTCGTGTAGCCTCGGAGATGAAGAGACATGGATTTGTGATCACTGTACCATGAAAAACAATAGATTTGTCAATACATGCTACATGTGTTCTAAGAGTAGGGATATCGTCAAATCTCCAGATGTCCGATGGGGAAAGCAATGTCCTCGATGTACATTACTAAATAAAGCAGATTCGTATGCCTGCGCAGCATGTGATAACAAACTCCCAGAAGCTTGTGATAATCCTGTGTAG